TCGCGCGGGCGTCGTCCGGGTTCGTGTACTGCATGAGCTCGATGCGGATCACCGGCGAGCGCGCCGACCTCGCCGTGACCGCCCGTGAGACCGCCCAGCGGCTCAAGGGCATGACCGACCTGCCGGTGGTGACCGGGTTCGGCATCTCGACCGCCGAGCACGCCGTGCGGGCGTGCGCGGACGCCGACGGCGTGGTGATCGGCTCGGCGCTGATGCGGATGGTGGTCGACGGCGCGCCGGTCGCCGAGGTCGTGGGCGCGGTGGCGGCGTTCCGCCGGGCGCTATCCTCGGTCGGGGGTTGAGAGTCGGGAGTTCCCACCGGTGGACGACGGGCGGCGCACGGGCCGCGAGTACCAGACGCGCGTGCCCAAGTACCTCGCGATCTACCGGGTGCTGGCCGACCGGATCGCCGACGGGCGCTACCCGGCGGACGCGCCGCTGCCCGCCCAGCGGGAGCTGGGCGAGGAGTTCGACGTCTCGCTGATGACGGTGCGGCAGGCGATCCAGGCGCTGGAGGCGGACGGGCTGCTGGAGACCCGGCACGGCGTGGGCACGTTCGCGCGCCGGCCCGCGTTCGCCTACGGGCTCACCGGGTTGCGCAGCCTGTCGCAGGACCTGGTCGAGCAGGGCATCGAGCTGGTGACCGAGGTGCTGGACGCCGGGCTCGTCGTGCCGCCGGGTGACGTGGCCGCGCGGCTGGGCGTGCCGGCGGGCGGTCGGGTGTTCGCGGTCGAACGGCTGCGCGGCACCCGCCGGCCGACGGGCGCCCCGGTGCCGCTGCTGCTGCAGACGTCGTACCTGCCGGAGGGGATCGGCGCGCGGATCGGCGCCGACCCCCTCCGGCGCCGGTCCCTCTACCGGCTCCTGGAGGAGCTGGGCCGCCCCGTGCGGCAGGCGAGCGAGACCATCCGGGCGGTGGCGCTGACCGCCGAGCAGGCCGCCGCGCTCGGTCGCGAGCCCGGCTCGCCCGCCCTGCTCAGCTGCCGCCTCAGCCGGGGCGAGGACGGCGCACCGCTGGTGGACGACCGCGCGCTGCTCGTCGGCGACGCCACGGTCATCACCGCGGAACGTGCCGCGACCGGGACGAACCTGGTCTACGAACACCGCTGACGGCCACCGCCGCCAGGACCGCGCTGACCCACGGCGCGCCCCGGTGGTCGGTCGTGGCGCCGACCACCAGCGGACCCGCGAACGCGCCGACGTTCAGCGCGACGGTGGCGAACGCGCCGCCCAGCGAAGGCGCGTCGGACGCGAGGCGCACCACCCGGCCGATCAGCGTCGAACCGACACCGAAGGACAGGGCGCCCTGGACCACGGCCAAGCCGAACAGCAGCGCGGCGTGATCGGCGGCCAGCGCCAGCGCCGCCCACCCGACCGGCAGCGCGCACAGGCCGAGGACCA
This genomic window from Saccharothrix sp. HUAS TT1 contains:
- a CDS encoding GntR family transcriptional regulator, with translation MDDGRRTGREYQTRVPKYLAIYRVLADRIADGRYPADAPLPAQRELGEEFDVSLMTVRQAIQALEADGLLETRHGVGTFARRPAFAYGLTGLRSLSQDLVEQGIELVTEVLDAGLVVPPGDVAARLGVPAGGRVFAVERLRGTRRPTGAPVPLLLQTSYLPEGIGARIGADPLRRRSLYRLLEELGRPVRQASETIRAVALTAEQAAALGREPGSPALLSCRLSRGEDGAPLVDDRALLVGDATVITAERAATGTNLVYEHR